The DNA region AGATCCTGCCGCCCGATTTGCCAAATTTCGACACGATGCTGTGGATTTGGTCCTTGTCCAGGCATTCACGGAAGCCAGCTAGTGCATTTCCTCCCATTCTGATCTGATATCCTTCGCGCTTGATATGTCTGTCTAGTCGTTCATAGACAGCGACGTCGATGTCATGGCGAATGAGCCCGTTTGCTAGAAGGCTTCCACTAAGCCCAGCACCAATAATAATGACTTTGAAAGGGGCCATGATTCATCAATGTAAACGAAGATATCAATCTCTTACTGTTCTGAAGGATTACTGCTGTTGTCAAACACTTGGGGCCGAGTACTTAAACGGAATCGATGTATGCTTCTAACCGGATTAATTTAGATCGATCTGATGCGGCGGGGTGCCGCCGAGGACGTTGTGGCAGGGCAAGGCGAGGTCAATTCTCCCACGACTGGTACTTTATGTCCTTTGGCCGATCCGCAATGTGAGTGAGACGGATGGTAATTGCCGACCCATAAACATACAACATGGCAGCAACACTGGAGTGGTTTGGTACGGAATGGGGTCGCAATTATCTCGATACATGGCTGACAATAATCAGGAGCCACGACTTACCGCCTTAGGACAAATGGCCTCACCATTTTCCTCGACAGTTGGTTGGACAAACCGGCGAGGATGCCACGGTACTTGGAGCTCAAAGACGTCCAAGAAGCGGACTACATCTTTATCTCCCATGCGCACTTTGACCAGTATGTTGAGTGCCCTTCCGAAGAGGTACGGTTCACTGAACAGCTCAAGCCTACCCGGCTCCGATGTCATTGCCAAAAGAACGGGAGCAATGATTGTTGCGAACGGAGAAGCAATCAACATTATGCGCGAAGCAGGTGTCCCCGaagagcagcttctcccagttggcggcggcgaaaGAATCCCTCTCTTCACAAAAGACATTCGTGATAAAGCTACAAAAGGACTAGTTGAACTGGAGATACGCCCCCCTGGAGCCCCGAAATCGCCTCATCCCTCGCTAGCAGTTGCAGCTGTGCACGTATGGCCCTCTCTGCACACCTTTATGCCAGAGGATCATCCAGAATTGATGGACACGGGCGTCAGATATGTTGGTGCTTCAACCGACTTTTTCTGTACGCTGAACATCACAATTGGTATGAAGCACGGCCTTCTACGTTTAGGAGATCTGATACCTAGGGAGCAGATCGACCAAGACACACAAGCTTTCGTCGACTACGTCAATGACACAGAAAAGAACAAGTTCTCTCATTATGATGGCGGGCAGCTCATGTTCAACATTTTGACAGACGGGAAGGCTCTTCTCTGGTCCGCACATCTCGGTGGGTATGAAGGAGTCCTGAAAGATCTTCAGCCACAGCCAGATgtggccatcatcgccgttgCGGGTAGAGCGAATCTGAATGGGCGGCCATTCGACGGCTCCGCTGCCGAGTTTTTGGTCAAGAAAGCCAGATGGATTGGCGAGCCGAACACAAT from Fusarium keratoplasticum isolate Fu6.1 chromosome 12, whole genome shotgun sequence includes:
- a CDS encoding Lactamase-B domain-containing protein, which codes for MAATLEWFGATTYRLRTNGLTIFLDSWLDKPARMPRYLELKDVQEADYIFISHAHFDHLPGSDVIAKRTGAMIVANGEAINIMREAGVPEEQLLPVGGGERIPLFTKDIRDKATKGLVELEIRPPGAPKSPHPSLAVAAVHVWPSLHTFMPEDHPELMDTGVRYVGASTDFFCTLNITIGMKHGLLRLGDLIPREQIDQDTQAFVDYVNDTEKNKFSHYDGGQLMFNILTDGKALLWSAHLGGYEGVLKDLQPQPDVAIIAVAGRANLNGRPFDGSAAEFLVKKARWIGEPNTIIWCLHDKSLVKPFSVDTNAATEAIQRETKSRVKDLVPGKSYKCFD